One window of Vibrio sinaloensis genomic DNA carries:
- the rlmM gene encoding 23S rRNA (cytidine(2498)-2'-O)-methyltransferase RlmM, producing MKQLMLYCRSGFEKECAGEIQDRATQLEVFGFPRLKKNSGFVIFECYQDGDAEKLVKDLDFKSLIFARQMFAVATEIEELPREDRISPILQQLSQVEAMPRCGDLRIETPDTNEAKELLKFCRKFTVPMRQALRGKGILFAKESPKKPVLHICFVAPGHCFIGYSLTSNNSQFFMGIPRLKFPADAPSRSTLKLEEAFHVFIPREEWDQRLAPGMWGVDLGACPGGWTYQLVKRSMFVHSVDNGLMADSLMETGQVKHHQEDGFKFEPARKNVTWLVCDMIEKPSRVAQLMGEWIISGWAKEAIFNLKLPMKGRYDEVLEDIENLKIFLREHDVKFKLQAKHLYHDREEITVHIQCLSNISPR from the coding sequence GTGAAACAGTTAATGCTCTACTGCCGTAGCGGATTTGAAAAAGAGTGTGCAGGAGAAATTCAAGATCGCGCCACTCAACTCGAAGTGTTTGGTTTCCCTCGTCTCAAAAAGAACAGTGGCTTCGTCATTTTCGAATGTTACCAAGACGGTGATGCTGAAAAGCTGGTCAAGGATCTTGACTTCAAATCGCTGATATTTGCTCGCCAGATGTTTGCTGTTGCAACCGAAATCGAGGAACTGCCACGCGAAGACCGAATCTCGCCGATTTTGCAGCAGTTGTCGCAAGTAGAGGCGATGCCGCGCTGTGGTGATTTGCGTATTGAAACGCCAGACACCAACGAAGCTAAAGAGTTGCTCAAGTTCTGTCGCAAGTTCACTGTGCCTATGCGTCAAGCCCTGCGTGGCAAAGGCATTTTGTTTGCCAAAGAGAGCCCGAAAAAACCGGTGCTGCATATCTGTTTTGTTGCGCCTGGTCACTGCTTTATAGGTTACTCGCTCACCAGTAATAACTCACAGTTCTTCATGGGTATCCCACGCCTGAAGTTCCCTGCCGATGCGCCGAGCCGATCGACGCTAAAGCTCGAAGAAGCCTTTCATGTGTTCATTCCACGTGAAGAGTGGGACCAACGTTTGGCTCCGGGAATGTGGGGCGTTGACCTAGGGGCGTGTCCTGGTGGTTGGACGTACCAATTGGTGAAACGTTCGATGTTTGTTCACTCGGTGGACAATGGACTGATGGCCGACAGCTTGATGGAGACGGGCCAGGTAAAGCATCATCAAGAAGATGGCTTTAAGTTTGAGCCTGCGCGCAAAAACGTCACTTGGTTGGTGTGCGATATGATTGAAAAGCCTTCTCGCGTTGCTCAGTTAATGGGCGAGTGGATTATCAGTGGCTGGGCCAAAGAGGCGATTTTTAACCTTAAGCTGCCGATGAAAGGTCGCTACGATGAAGTGTTAGAAGATATTGAAAACCTCAAAATTTTCCTTCGTGAGCACGATGTAAAGTTTAAGCTGCAAGCGAAGCATCTTTATCATGACCGCGAAGAGATAACGGTACATATTCAGTGCTTATCGAACATCTCACCGAGATAA
- the xni gene encoding flap endonuclease Xni has translation MSIHLVIIDALNLIRRVHSAQPDPTDIDRTIATTSRTLNRIINEAQPTHIIAVFDHHLQERGWRAEILPEYKQNRKPMPEPLLNGLDAIQDAWWKMGIDSLLSDGDEADDLVATLAMKVASHNQKVTIVSTDKGYCQLLSPTLQIRDYFQHRWLDEPFIDKEFGVKPSQLADYWGLTGVSSSQVPGVPGIGPKAAKEILNQFEDIEQAYSSDNLPTKYRTKLDEHIDSARRCKQIAALKTDIELGFNLQDIRFTGANE, from the coding sequence ATGTCTATTCACTTGGTCATTATTGACGCGTTAAATTTGATTCGCCGAGTCCACTCCGCGCAGCCTGATCCAACCGATATAGACCGTACCATCGCTACCACTTCACGCACTCTAAATCGCATCATTAATGAAGCGCAGCCGACCCATATTATCGCGGTGTTTGATCACCACTTGCAGGAGAGAGGCTGGCGGGCTGAGATCTTGCCCGAATACAAACAAAACCGTAAGCCAATGCCAGAGCCTTTGTTAAATGGGCTCGATGCAATTCAAGATGCGTGGTGGAAGATGGGCATCGACTCCCTGCTTTCAGATGGCGATGAAGCGGATGATTTAGTGGCCACTCTGGCTATGAAAGTCGCTAGCCACAACCAAAAGGTCACCATAGTTTCTACCGACAAAGGCTATTGCCAACTGTTGTCGCCCACTTTGCAGATCCGCGACTACTTTCAGCACCGTTGGTTAGATGAGCCTTTTATTGACAAGGAGTTTGGGGTAAAACCGAGCCAGCTAGCAGACTATTGGGGGTTAACCGGAGTCAGTTCGAGCCAAGTGCCCGGGGTTCCCGGTATAGGGCCAAAAGCGGCCAAGGAGATCCTCAATCAGTTTGAGGATATTGAACAGGCTTACTCCAGTGACAATTTGCCGACCAAATATCGAACCAAGTTGGACGAGCATATCGACTCAGCAAGACGTTGCAAGCAAATTGCGGCGCTCAAAACCGATATCGAGCTCGGATTTAACCTGCAAGATATCCGCTTTACCGGGGCGAATGAGTAG